The genomic stretch CCCTTAAACGATAAAGGAATAAGCAATATAATTAAATTCAATCATCGAACTAATCAAAGGAGATAGTTCTTTTCCATGAATCTAATTCAGGCTTTAACAAATTCAGTTTCCACAGCGTTGGGGCAATTTGCGCCTCTTTTTTTAATGGCGTGGTTTATTTATGAAGTTTATCGAAGGCAAAATGCCAAGGTAAAATTATCTTTTTTCCAGTGGCTAAAAACCGATAATCAAGGAAACCGAGTTTTAAAGTCAACTATAATTTTAGTAGTTTTTTATATACTGGGGAATACTCTAACCGGTTTTTATTTAGTGTAGTGAAGATCGCTTTGTATAAGCGATGGTATTTGAAGATCATTCCAACTTATCACCCAATCATTCCCATGTTATCGACATATTTCCGCCTTCCTCTATTTTTTTGAAGAAAAATGGAATCTTTTATTTCGAAAACAACCCTTCAATTTTACCTGCATAAAAAACTCAAATCTTTTTTAAATCATATGTAACATTTTCTTCGTCTTTTACACTAATACTGGTAGAAAGTATCAATCTACACCATACGCAAAAAGTTTTATCACCGGTTCTGATTGCCGGTGTTTTGTTTTGATCAGCTAAAACACCCTTATCACACTTTTATTAATAGTAAGCAGAGGGGGGAGTGCCGTGTCCAAACCGGGCGGGGCATTGGATAAAATAGAGTCAACTGAACAAATAGTTAACCGCATCTATACTACTGCGTTTAGGTTAACCGGAAAACGCCGCAATGCTGAAACGGTTGCTATTAAAGCGATAAACGCAGCGATTAATAAGAAAGAAACTTTAACTCTACAATCTGCCCTAAGTGGTTTGTGTATTTCATTCTTGAATAATCCCGGACCGGTACCGCTTAAAGATTTTGAGGCTAAGAGAAGCAACTCTTACCACCGGGAAGTTAATGCTGAGCAGATACAGCAGGCACTTCTTTGCCTGGAATCAATAGAGAGGCTGGTTATAGTCTTGCGGGAAATGTGGCAGCTTTCGTATTGGGAAATTGCCAGTTTAACCGGGTTGGACAAAGATAAGGTAGCAGAAGTGTTAGCACAAGGAAGGTTAAGGCTTAGGAATTATTTTTTTCCGCAGGTGACAGGTGAAGGTTTGGATAATTGTGGTATGGGGGAATAGGTATGAGAAGGGAAGATAAAGTAATTTCTGTAATATTAATTGTAATGATGTTGTTCCTTATCCTTGGTATGTTGGTAATGACGTCTAATGGCTAGCGCGACGATCATCTTGCCCCCCGGAATCTTTTTTTATTCTCTTGCCTTATTTGCAATATTTCTAGGCAGGGACCGTTTAGCGTGGATATTGTGGATTTTAGCAACAGTTTACCCAATTTTATTATATTATCGATTTGTGGACCTTGCGGTTGGACCTTTTTGAGATAGATTTTATATCGGTTTTTCTTATGCGGTAAGCGGGTGGTAATGGCTTATTTATAAAGACAGAGGAGTCGAGATTTTATGATCAGAAAGTTCCTTTTACCAGGCTTGCTGTTTATCCTTACCTTCTTAACAGGCTGCGGCAGCCAAACAGCTCAAAGTGACAATGAGAAGTTGATGTTGATCAAAGAGTTGCCGTTTGGGGTTACCTATCAGGAAGTAAAACAAAAATTCCCAGATGTGGGCCCCAATAAACCGGAGGGGTATCCTGAAGTTGAAATTGATGAAGGTTTAACGGAAGCCACTGTGTCTGTAAATGTGTTAGGTTATAAGGCCGAGTTGGAGTTTAACTTTGAGGATAACAAGCTCTACCGTTACGGGTTTGCCGTGGAGTTTAAAAATAAAGCAGGTGCTGAGAACCTCTATACAAAACTTCAGGAGTTCTATACCCAAGAATTCGGAGCGTATTTGGTGGAAAAACAAGCTGAAGGAGACAATTTAACAATATCAAATTTCTGGTATGAAAGCGATTTTGAGCTTTGTTTAGTCCATCATAAAAATTGGGATGGAAGACATTTTGTAAATTGGGGTTTTCAACATTCGACACTCAACTATTGAACCCAGTAGGTCCTTTACTGATACTGTTACGTAGTATATATTTAATGCTGCAAGCTATTCTACCGATACATATTAGTTTTTTAGGGGGCTTATGAGATATGTTTACTCAATCCCTCTAGCCCTATTTACGGGCATCTTGGTAACTTCTGTATGTTTTTTTGTGAACGCTGTTTGGGGATTATGCCCGTTCATAGTTGATGATACGCAAGCAAGAGAAAGGGCGGAGGATCGCTGCGCTGGCACACGGTTAATAGGAAGATAAGGTAGTAGTGTTACTTCAATACCGTACTCTAAAGGGAAAACTACTGCACATTCTGTCTGAATTGCGCCGGAAACAAAGAAGCCAGCGTGAGGATTTACGAGTAGGAAATGACCTATCTGTTTTTACATATATACTCTGCTGCATTATTTGACATTCTGTCCAGTAAAAACAAAACTTGTTGCCGTTCTTCCTCGCTAAAATTTTGAGATAAGATTTCTGTCCAGTCATGTAAAACTGAAAAAAGATCAGATTTCATATTTTTCGCCTGTTCAGTTAAAAAAACTTGATTGGAACGCCTGTCATGTATATTTTCTTCGCGGAAAATATACCCCTGCTCTTCAAGCTTTAATAAAGCTCGCGCCGTAGTCCCTTTATCCATACTAAGCTTTTCGGACAGCTCATCCTGGGTAAGACCGTCTTTTTCAAAAAGCTTTATCAGGTACATAAATTGTCCTTTTCCAATACCGAAAGGCTTTAATCTTTTGCCGACATAGATTTGTCCATACCTGTACAGTATTGATATCCAGCGGCCAATTGAATTTTCCTTATTCATTGGTAAACTTTCACTCCGATTGTATTTTGGATCGAATACTTGATAATTACCACAGCCGCTTCTTATATTCCTTCACTGCAAGGTTGCATATTAGCTTTGGTTTTTTCGTTCAAGTTTCTTATCTCCATATATAAGAATAACCCCGTTAGTATTGCAGAAGTTAGATCCGATACGGGAGCAGCATACAATATACCGTCTAAACCGTAAAAGTTAGGTAGAATCAAAATTAGAGGGATTAAGACCAGAACTTGTCTGGATAAACTTAAAAACATGGCTTGCTTGGGTTTTCCAACTGCCTGGAAATAATTCGCCCCCACAATTTGGAAGCCTATAACGGGCAAAAATAATAAGAAGATGCGAAGCGCATGCGTGCCAAATTGCAAAAGTGCCTGGTCTTGTCTATTGAATAAGTAAATAATCTGCTGTGGGAATAACTGGATGATAACAAATCCCACACACACAATTAATGTTGCCGCCCAAATTGCCAGCTTTAAAGTATCCTTAACCCGCTTAAACTGCCCCGCACCGTAATTATACCCGATTATAGGTTGGGCCCCCTGGTTAATGCCGATAACAGGCATCAGCATTAAAACTGCAACACTCATTATAACCCCTATACCTGCAACTGCCACATCACCGCCATAATCACTTAAACTTTTATTCATGATTACATTTAATAGACTGTTAGAGAGCTGCATGGCGAAAGGTGCGGAGCCAATAGCTAGTATCTTCCATACATAAGGCATTTGTAAATTGAAATTCTTTACTTGTATTTTTAGGTAACTTCTCGCACTTAAAAAGTAATAAACTACCCATACAGTGGAAACTGTGCGGGAAAGGACGGTGGCCAGCGCAGCCCCCTTTATTCCCCAACCAAAGCCAAAGATAAATATGGGGTTTAAGATAATGTTTAAAATTGCCCCGATCAACATGGTATACATAGATATCACAGGCTTTCCTTCTGCTCGGATGAAATTGCTCATTCCAAAGCCCGTGGACATGAAAATAGTTCCCAGCAGGATAATTTGCATGTATTCCCTGGCATAGGGAAGAACCTCAGCACTGGCACCAAAGAGCTTCAAAAGGGGATCCAAAAAGAATAATCCCATTCCGGAAATAAGTACGGAAACCAATATCAATAAAACGATACCGTTCCCCAGGATTAATTCGGCCTCTTTTTCATTGCGCTCTCCCATTTTGATGGATATCAGAGAGGTCGCCCCTAAGCCAACTAGCATTGCAAATGCCATAGTAATCAGCATTATAGGAAAACCGATAGTAATCCCGGCTATACCAAGAGATCCTACACTGTTGCCGATGAAAATTCTGTCCACCACATTATAAATGGCATTTACTAACATTCCCGCAATAGTAGGTATGGAGAACCTCAATAACAACTTTGGAATTTTTTCTTCGCCTAAGTATTGGGATTGATGCATATATTTGCCTCCCCTCCCCCTTAAGTCTTGAAATTATTTAATTAGGTTAATGGTTGTGTATGCAACCATAATTATAATCTTTTAGACTTAGAGATGCAACTATTACCCATCACCTCATAAAAAGCAGAAAACTTCGGGCCTTAAACCCGAAGTCAAAATTTCTATCTGACTTAAACCCATCAACACCTGAGGGTCAAAAACCTTCGGTGGATACACCGATCATGGCCCCTGCCCACTGCCCCACCATGAAAAACTTCACAGATTTTTTTACCACATTCTCTCAATTCCTTCCTCTGTAATTTTGACTGCCCCTTCTTTTAAAAGTCGCCCAATGGCCCTTTTAAAGGCACGTTTACTTATGTTTAACTCTGCCTTTATATAATCAGGAGAACTATTATCATTGATTGGAAGAGTACCACCACTTGAGTTTAACCGCTCCATAATCTTTTGCGCGTCACCCTCTATTTCATTGTAAGCCTCTTCTCTTAAACTTAATTCCAGCTTACCATCATCTCTCACCTTTTTAACTCTTACTTCTATATTGTCACCTACAGTATGATTTCCGTACAATTCATTGTTATGAATTAATCCATGGTAAGTATTATCTACAGCTACAAACATTCCATAAGCTTTATTTATGCTATAAACAGTTCCGCGGGCCCTATCATTCTTTTTATATGGAGATTCGGTGCTTAGCAAATTATATATATGCATAGTTGCACATATTTTATCGTTATCATCAATATACAAACCTACCAAACACAAATCTCCTTTTGTAATCTCACCCTCTTGTTCTCTGAAAGGCAATAACAAGTCTTTCGGTAGACCCCAATCTAAAAAAGCACCAAATTTTGTAATATCTACTACTCTTAAAAGGCCCAGCTCACCCATTGTCAACTTTGGTTTTTTAAGCGTAGCTACTGTTTTGACATCAGAATCTTTATAAACAAATACCTCTATTTCATCACCTATTTCAAATTCCTGGGGCTCCTTATTTTTAGGCAATAAAATATCAGCCCTGTCTTTGGCGTTTTTAAAATTCAAATACGTCCCCATCTCACTCTTCCCAGTTACTTGCAATTTATGCATCTTCCCTATTTCTATCATCTTGTACCCTCTTTATAATTTATTTTTTATAGTATAACCGGCTTTCATTTTCTTTCTATTCCCTCGGAAGTGGGTGGTTATTCAATTGCTACAATATAATTATTCGATAACTGCCCGCACAAGATGTACATGTTCACAGGCATAATAACCATCCATACGACCCTGAAAGTACTTTTCACCAATATCGGCCGGGCTTAAATTCTCCTTGATGCGTAGACGGAGCGGTGTAATTTCTTCGGCGAGTGTTGAAGGGTCAAAGCTTGTTTTCATTGGTTCACCCGCCTGTTGCGCCAATCTTATTCCCCCTTGTACGCGCTGGGCTGCTTTTTTAGGATCAAAAGCGTCGTTATCCAAATAATCAAAAATTAATGTGCTACCTGTGAGGGCAACATCGGCAATAGTTGTTTGATAAGTGCTTGTCTCTTCTCTGGTAAAATAAGATGGGCTAAAAAATCATCAAAAATTTTCGGTTCATCGTGCAGGGAATGGAAAGCACGAAGGTAGGCTGACATAATGGCAGTAAGACTTACTTGCTTCTCTATCATCTAACGGCCCCCTGATAAGTTAGGCCCGCGCATGACTCTGGGCCGTGATGGTGCAGCTAGTCCCTCGTAAGAAATCTGAAGCCACACAGCTAATTTTTGCCGTGACGTTCGGTAATATCGCGAAACACAATTTGCACCGCTACCATTCCTCTATGATTAAAGGGAATTCCTGAAAACTGAATAAATCCCTTCTATTCTGGAAGCCGATTCAAATACTATACTGGAAAAATGTCACGCTGGTAGCTGGAAAAAGTTAGTGCAAAACTAAAAAATCATATCTTTCCTATTTACACACCCACCACAGCAAGCTGATAAATCAGTTTGCTTCATATACCATTAAAAGTAGCGAACCGCTCCCTTGCTTCATTGCAAGCCAATGATTACTGTGGTGTCTATAGCTTATTGATTATTTTACCAGTCAGAAGACAATATAGATGATGGTATAATTTTAGTGTATGTATTGTATTTTAGGAGGTCTGGCTATGAGTACGTTAATACAACGGGCATTAAAAGCAGCAAGAAAATATACTCTTATGGACTATGCTTGTCTTAAAATTACTCTTCTCTCTTTGGGCATCCTTCTCGGAGTTTACTTCTCGAATTTTTCTTAAACTATACTAGCTTTCTGTGGATTGTTTTCATTGTTTCATACTTTTGGATCATGTATAAAACATTTTTTAAGCATGCGAATTAATAGGCAGCAGGTTAAATTATGGAATGACTAAATTATCTACAATTACGGGACATGAGAAGAGGTACCCTGTCTCATGTCCCGCCCCTGAAATTCTACCTGCTTTTTTTCCTGTTCTTTTCCTTTATAAACTTTCTCACGTTTTTCATGCCGCCCACGCCACTGAACATTTCATTGATCTTTTCTCTTTCAATCAGCTTTGAACTCAGGCCGTCATACTTCGCTTCCTTTTTTAGCTTGTTATAACTTTCAAGCCTTTCCGCCGGTAAGATGCCGTCGTTTATTGCCTTTTGCACTGCGCAGTTGGGCTCACTCCCATGGGTGCAATCGCGGAATTTGCATTTGGATGCAAGCTCATCAATATCAGCAAAGGATTTTGTTAAGTCAGCACTTATTATTCCAATCTCTCGCATCCCGGGAGTGTCAATAACAGCACCGCCATCCGGCAGCACAACCAACTCACGTCTTGAGGTTGTATGCCTGCCCTTATCGTCATTTCTTATCTCATTGGTAGCAAATGTATTTTTACCACCGAGAAGCCTGTTAATTAAAGTGGATTTACCAACTCCCGAAGAGCCTATAAACGCTACTGTCCGGCCACTTGAAATATACCTTTTCAACGATAAGTATCCATCACCGGATATACTTGTGGTAACAAGTATATCTACACCAAACGTTAAAGGGGCTATATCATTAAGCCTGGCTTCAATGTCATCACATAAATCCGATTTGGTGAGCACAACAACAGGCGTTGCCCCGCTGTCCCAGGCAATAGAAAGGTAACGCTCCAGCCTGCGAAGATTAAAATCATTATTGAGCGACATGCAGATAAAAACCATATCTGTTACTTCTCAAAGTACTTAAGAAAAGACGGGATTTGACGGGACTTAATGGGATATGGCGGGAATCCAGATATCACGGGGGTTGAGTTGTTCTAGGGTTAATTGGGAATTCTTATTAATGTGAGAAAAAATTTAGTGTTTCGCCTTAGACTGTAACGGCCAGGTGCGAAGTTACGGATTGGTAACATTAGCAATTTTACATCCGTTACTATTTATTATTATCAGTTATATAAAGCAAGTAAAAATGCGCGTTACAGCTTGATAACGGGTAGTTATTATAATTTAATATTAAAAAGATGATGATATTAATTTAATTGTTTTTATAACCGCAGAGTGAGGAACTTCCAGTGCGGAACTGGGGAACTGCGGAACATTTTAAATAAAGTCAAGCGTATCAAGGGCTTAGAGTGATCACGTACATATTGTTAATTACCAGCCTGGAAATTAATACGGACCAACTTAAAACACAGTTCAATTACATAATAAGAAAATACTTACATAATTATTTGGCGCAATCATTTTATTTTTTATCATTGTTCTTTGTCGATAGATACGATACCTTTTTTTACATATGGGGAAGTATTTCCACAAAATACAACAAAAAAAATTAGCTATTTCTCTGGTTATTGCTTTGTTGGAATATGAGAAAATTAATAAATTGTAAAACTTGTTGTTTGTTTTTATCATCCAGACTTTCGTAAATTTCTAAGAAACTATTGTTGGGCGGCTTTGGAAGCCGGCCTTCTTTTTTTTCTTTTGCTAGGTCTAAAATTTTCAACTTGCTATCCTCGTCCAATTCCAAAAATATATTAAGTAACTCCTCTGCTTGGCTAGCCTGTTGATTGTCAGCTTCCCCATGACTGTAGTTTGGTGCCCGCTCCATAAAATATTCCCTTATTACACCATTGAGGCGATTGCCAGGGATGTACTCATGTTCCCCTGGGCCGGGACCAACTCCTTGTAAAATCCAGTCCGTAGATATGTTAAATGTTGTCGAGATTTTTATTAAAGCTGTTGTTGTAGGCTTTGACCGTCCTTTTTCCCAGTCCCCAACATTGCCTGGGGATACACCTATATTTTGGGCAAATTCTTTTTGATTTAAACTAAAATACTCTCGAAGCTGTTTTAATCTTACAGAAATAAAATTATCTTTTTTCATATCAAATTCCCCACAACGTATTTACGAATTTTTTCATATAACACCCGTGTAAATACGTATTTTTCCTTGTCAAATACGTATTTACGTATTATAATACTTTTAAAGGAACATTTTCCACAGCAATATACTCCTTCCAGTCCAGCCAATACAAGTCAAAAATTACCCCATTATTTTCGGATTTGTCGAAAATAAACTTTTCGGGAGGTGAGAACCTTGAAAAAATTAACCACGTTCGGCCTTGAAGTTAAAAGAGCACTCTTAGATAGGCAGATGACACAGAAGCAATTCTGCACTAAACACAATATTCCAGAGAACCGGTTCTCAGAGATATTGTACGGCAGCAAGCCGGGCAACAAATATAGAGCTAAAATAGCTCAAGCACTCGGAATTGATTCTGAATATCTAGCCTCTTAAACCCCTCCCTTCTTATAAACTGGCAAATTTTAATACTTCGCCGGGAGGGGCTGGAAACCCTAGTGTTGATACATAAAAAACATTGTTTAGGGAGGATGAGAAAAAATGTTACCAATAACAGAGCATATTCACGGTACTGCCAGTGTGGCAGCCGGGTGGCAAATAGGGATATTAGTAATAGATGGTGATAGCGCGTTGCTGGATAGTGATAGCGGCGAAATGGTTATCGACGAAAGTGACATTGTGGAAGTGAGAAACGGACAGTATTGGGAGCAAGTAAGCGGTGATGATTTTCTGAAAAAGACAGCCGAGGGGTGGCCTCTGCTGGCGGGAATGACGGTAAGAGTTCGCCACGGTAACGCCGACATGAATGATTGCGAAGAAGAATGCGGCCAGGCCGGAGAGGCTGCAGTAAAGTTAGATGAAAAAGTATATGTTGCTGTGAATGACGCTTTGGAAATACCCCACAGGTTAACGTGTATAGAGTCCGATCTGAGGCACCAGGGGTACATTATAGAACGCGGCGTGGCCGGCTCGGTAATAATTAAGTTAAACAACGGTGAGGTCCATTACGTGCCGGCTGGAATGTGTATCAAGCAAATTATATTTTCATATCAAAGAGAGTGAAATTTAATTTTGCCGGCGGGCAGGTCAACATTGGGTACTAGCCGCCGTCAATAATTTTTCTTCATTATAGCAAAATGGCAATGTGAGGTGAGAGTACAAGTGGACGAGGCGCGGCAATTAGAGCAGGAAGTGTGGTTGACAACCAGCCAGGCAGCGGCGCTGGAGGGAGTAACAAGTCGTGCCGTGAGAAAAAAAGCAATGGTTGGCGAGGTAGTGTCCAAGAAGGCGAAAGCTTGCTTGGGTGGGGGTATTAATGGTAAAGGGTATCTGGTCGCTCTGTCTTCTTTGTCCACTCCCGCCAGACGAAAATATTTCGATAAATATAGTCGGGAGTTGCAGCAGCAGAGTGAAGATGTAAAGGATGAAAAGAAAGACGCTCCCGCCCGGACCACAGATAATCTGGCTGAGATAGAGGCCAAGGTTGGTAAGCAAAGATTTAATAAGTTGCTACGCCAGGCAGAACGCAAAGTGGAGGCCGCAAAGGAATATATAGAAATTTCAGACGAGCGCGGCAGGGCTGAGAAGGCTTTGGAGATAGCCGAAAGGTATGGCGTTTCCAGATCGACTTTGTACCGGTGGGTGGACACATACAAAAAAGGAGGGCTGGCGGCAATGATCAAGGTACCTAACTTGGGCAAAGGAACGGTGCGCAGAGCCGTGGAGCCGGAGGCCGAACGCTTCATAAAGTCCCACTGGTTGCAGTTAAATAAACCTAAGGCAGCTCACGTACACAAAAAATTAAAGAAGTTTTGCGATAAGACCGGTCTCCCCTACCCTTCGCGGGCAACAGTGTACCGCGTGGTAGAAGACATAAAAAAGCATGAACCTGATTTGGTTTGTTTGGCCCGGGAAGGTGAAGAGGCGTATGAGAAAAAGTTTGCCGCAAAGATCACCCGCCAGAACCCGGAATACCGAAACCAGGTGTGGGAAGGCGATCACCATATAATGGATG from Bacillota bacterium encodes the following:
- a CDS encoding Rha family transcriptional regulator produces the protein MKKLTTFGLEVKRALLDRQMTQKQFCTKHNIPENRFSEILYGSKPGNKYRAKIAQALGIDSEYLAS
- a CDS encoding helix-turn-helix transcriptional regulator, giving the protein MKKDNFISVRLKQLREYFSLNQKEFAQNIGVSPGNVGDWEKGRSKPTTTALIKISTTFNISTDWILQGVGPGPGEHEYIPGNRLNGVIREYFMERAPNYSHGEADNQQASQAEELLNIFLELDEDSKLKILDLAKEKKEGRLPKPPNNSFLEIYESLDDKNKQQVLQFINFLIFQQSNNQRNS
- a CDS encoding MATE family efflux transporter, with product MHQSQYLGEEKIPKLLLRFSIPTIAGMLVNAIYNVVDRIFIGNSVGSLGIAGITIGFPIMLITMAFAMLVGLGATSLISIKMGERNEKEAELILGNGIVLLILVSVLISGMGLFFLDPLLKLFGASAEVLPYAREYMQIILLGTIFMSTGFGMSNFIRAEGKPVISMYTMLIGAILNIILNPIFIFGFGWGIKGAALATVLSRTVSTVWVVYYFLSARSYLKIQVKNFNLQMPYVWKILAIGSAPFAMQLSNSLLNVIMNKSLSDYGGDVAVAGIGVIMSVAVLMLMPVIGINQGAQPIIGYNYGAGQFKRVKDTLKLAIWAATLIVCVGFVIIQLFPQQIIYLFNRQDQALLQFGTHALRIFLLFLPVIGFQIVGANYFQAVGKPKQAMFLSLSRQVLVLIPLILILPNFYGLDGILYAAPVSDLTSAILTGLFLYMEIRNLNEKTKANMQPCSEGI
- the rsgA gene encoding ribosome small subunit-dependent GTPase A; this translates as MVFICMSLNNDFNLRRLERYLSIAWDSGATPVVVLTKSDLCDDIEARLNDIAPLTFGVDILVTTSISGDGYLSLKRYISSGRTVAFIGSSGVGKSTLINRLLGGKNTFATNEIRNDDKGRHTTSRRELVVLPDGGAVIDTPGMREIGIISADLTKSFADIDELASKCKFRDCTHGSEPNCAVQKAINDGILPAERLESYNKLKKEAKYDGLSSKLIEREKINEMFSGVGGMKNVRKFIKEKNRKKSR
- a CDS encoding S1 RNA-binding domain-containing protein; this encodes MIEIGKMHKLQVTGKSEMGTYLNFKNAKDRADILLPKNKEPQEFEIGDEIEVFVYKDSDVKTVATLKKPKLTMGELGLLRVVDITKFGAFLDWGLPKDLLLPFREQEGEITKGDLCLVGLYIDDNDKICATMHIYNLLSTESPYKKNDRARGTVYSINKAYGMFVAVDNTYHGLIHNNELYGNHTVGDNIEVRVKKVRDDGKLELSLREEAYNEIEGDAQKIMERLNSSGGTLPINDNSSPDYIKAELNISKRAFKRAIGRLLKEGAVKITEEGIERMW
- a CDS encoding MarR family transcriptional regulator; the protein is MNKENSIGRWISILYRYGQIYVGKRLKPFGIGKGQFMYLIKLFEKDGLTQDELSEKLSMDKGTTARALLKLEEQGYIFREENIHDRRSNQVFLTEQAKNMKSDLFSVLHDWTEILSQNFSEEERQQVLFLLDRMSNNAAEYICKNR